The nucleotide window CGATTAATAGTGGTAGATCCTGCAGGAAATGCACGGGGTATTGTGACCCGTACAGACCTTCTTGATAAAATTGCTGGCTTAAAATAATTAATTATCCTGATAATTGGAGTTTATTTCTTAAATTAAAACTCTTCAAAGTTTAAAATCTTCAAAGTTAAACTCTTCAAAAAGTACTGATTTCAACTTGTACTTGAATTAATCAATATATTGTATATGATTAATTTCACAGATTTAACTAGAATAAACTAATTTTAAATAAACCCTTGAATAAATAAAATAAGATATACTTTTTACTTACTGATCATTTAACTAAATTTTATTAGATCTATTCCACACTCTTAAATTTATTCCATACCCCATTAGATGGGGTTTTATTCATATAATTAAAATAGGAAGTGCAGAAACTGAAGATTCAACACATGAAAATAGGTCCTGGAATGACCACCCTACAGTTAATGGAAGAAATGGGGAAAAGCGGAGTTCTGGGAGCTGGTCGACTTTACAGGGCTACAGAACTCCTGGCAGAACTTATCAGTGATGAGGAAACCACGGTTTTCCTGAGCATTGCCGGGCCAATGGTCCCAGGTGGCCTTAGAAAGATCATCCGGGACCTGGTAGCTGGTGGCCATGTAGATGTTATCATAAGCAGTGGGGCCAACCTCACCCATGACCTTCTGGAGTCATTTGGTGGTTCACACTACCGTGAACATAATGAAACTGATGAACAACTCTGCCAGATGGGTATGGGTCGTATTGGAGACATATACACAAAATCAGAAGATTTCGAAGTTTTCGAAAAAAAAATTAACACCATCCTGACTGAAATTGCCGAAAACGAGAATCAACTGAATATCAGGCAGTTTTTAACCGAGATCGGGAACCATATTCAGGATCCTGAATCCATAATTCACACTGCAACCGAGAAAAACGTGCCAATCTTCGCACCGGGTATTATCGACTGCATGCTGGGACTGCAGCTGTGGATGTTCACTCAGGAAAACCAGCTCACCCTGGATGCAGCCGGAGACATGAGCGAACTATCAGACATAGTCTACGGATCCAAAAAGGTAGCTACCATAATCCTGGGAGGAGGACTGCCAAAACATTACGCCCTGG belongs to uncultured Methanobacterium sp. and includes:
- a CDS encoding deoxyhypusine synthase codes for the protein MKIGPGMTTLQLMEEMGKSGVLGAGRLYRATELLAELISDEETTVFLSIAGPMVPGGLRKIIRDLVAGGHVDVIISSGANLTHDLLESFGGSHYREHNETDEQLCQMGMGRIGDIYTKSEDFEVFEKKINTILTEIAENENQLNIRQFLTEIGNHIQDPESIIHTATEKNVPIFAPGIIDCMLGLQLWMFTQENQLTLDAAGDMSELSDIVYGSKKVATIILGGGLPKHYALASNILTGGVDAAIQVTLDRSEAGSLSGAPLEEAKSWAKAKCGSKLVTVIGDATIIFPMMVAGALDLINKNDSIGD